A genomic segment from Deltaproteobacteria bacterium encodes:
- a CDS encoding VirB3 family type IV secretion system protein: MFLGVTQSFFVINGLINTILFLALNSFLPLILLLPLLHGLGYIACLTDARIFDLWFTYAKHCTKCKNKRFWGANSYDAF, translated from the coding sequence ATGTTCCTAGGAGTTACGCAGTCTTTTTTCGTGATTAACGGTTTGATCAACACGATTTTATTTTTGGCTCTGAACTCGTTTTTACCGCTGATCCTCTTGCTGCCTCTGCTTCACGGGCTTGGATATATCGCATGTTTAACGGACGCACGAATTTTTGACCTTTGGTTTACTTATGCAAAACACTGCACAAAATGTAAAAACAAGAGATTTTGGGGCGCGAACAGCTACGATGCTTTTTAA
- a CDS encoding TrbC/VirB2 family protein: protein MSAWEGTLKTIVDYVTGSTVRYIAILAVVGFGFAAFLGRIAWRRALEIVVAIAVVFGADKTNDVPRSYAVFFRD, encoded by the coding sequence ATGTCCGCTTGGGAAGGCACCCTCAAAACCATCGTTGATTATGTGACCGGAAGCACCGTGCGCTACATCGCTATTTTAGCGGTGGTGGGATTCGGTTTTGCAGCCTTCTTGGGACGAATTGCTTGGAGGAGAGCTTTGGAGATTGTCGTCGCTATTGCCGTAGTCTTTGGAGCTGACAAGACCAACGATGTTCCTAGGAGTTACGCAGTCTTTTTTCGTGATTAA